Part of the Musa acuminata AAA Group cultivar baxijiao chromosome BXJ2-7, Cavendish_Baxijiao_AAA, whole genome shotgun sequence genome is shown below.
TAATCATGATAGGtgcaaaaaagaaaaggagagtTGAAGGAATCCTGGTCTACAATGTACTCTATTAGCAATTCCTGACTTGATGATGCAATCTCTTTGTCACATATCAGAACTCATTCATGGATGCACTTTTCAGGCTTAGGTAACAGCATATGATGAGCATCAAGTGGAGCTCTTCTTTTAGCTATTTTAGCTTCCACTAAACCAGCTCAAGTCATTTAACAAAGTGTGCCTGCATATATCTAAATATCTTCACTTTTAACAGACGAAACACCGCTGATGTAACCAGATAGATGCTCACTGCTCAAATCATTAATTAAGATGATATTGCTTTTTTTGCAGATGTTTGATATCATCTTGTTCCTAAAACTAAGATGTTCAATCAAATTGATATTATGGCACAACAAATTGGTGTAATTGACTTACTTTGCCTATTCCATTCTCCAATggttcctaatatgacatgttccGCACACACAACATATATCATTGCTGAATGTGATATTCTAGCTAgcaatgcatatatatacatttacatggAATTTATTTTTGCATGTGTGGGAAGTTTATTCCCTTTCTCTAAAATAACATAGTCTATCATAATTGGAATAAGAACTAGTATGATGTGCATTAATAACTAAAAACAGACTTATTCTGATTTAGAAATACAAATATCACAAAGGTGTAAGAAGTAGCAAATACATCAAGTGACACTAAAACAAACCTAAGAAAACCACTACTGAACATCGAATATAAAGCAAAGACCTCATAGAACAAACTGTAAACAAACAACTATTCTGCAGAGGATCTGTTTAACTCCCTGTTCATGTCACATGCATATGGAACTTACAGTTGACTCCAAATGCCAAGAATGCCATTGCGAGCTCCAAAATCATGTGTGTCAAGCTATCAACTGACTGCTAGAGGTCATGGTTACTGAAGGATCTTAACATAAAGAATGCAACATCTTGCAATCAGATAAGCTTTGTGACAACCCGATCTTCTTGCATTTCCATGCTGATGTAATCTACATTGACATCCCACCATCATCAGAAGGTTTTAAATCATTTGAAGACATTACTTTCTGCATTTTCCAACTTTGATTCTCTGGTAAAATTATGACGATTTGCAAAAGGTGGCAATTTTTTAAGCTCTGTTTGATCTTGGACATGATGTTGATTCAAAGGCAACTTCTTTTTCTTAATTCTCACTTTCCAACCATCAGCTTTCTTATAACCTTAGATCCACTATATTGTGTCTCTGTGCAGTAACTGGATTCTTCCTCCCTCTCAAAAATGTCTTCGGAACAGCCtacaatcttctcttctgatttaTCTATGGAACATTTGTTTATCCTACTGCTCTTCTCATGCAAAACAGATGACTTCTCATTGCAGACAGCATTTCGAATGCTCCTTCGCTTATTTTTTGAGATTCTAGATGAACTATTTATGACATGATGCATTTGATCTAGGATTTGAGCCTTATATAGgcgtataaaaaaaaaatattgttgagagtgggatttgaacccacgccctttcggaccagaaccttaatctggcgccttagaccaactcggccatctcaaCAAGATGGCAAATGTCAAGAcagaatatttaaaaaataaatagaacattttttatttatttaacaataattatatttttttaaaaacattATTTTTAGTATGTCCATAGTAGGAGAATaactagaaaataattttttttgaaaaaatataatTTGTATTTCTCCGTCAAATCGAATTagagtaaaaaaaatttacaaacaaCACATAAATATAGTTCATACTAAAGTAGGAttaggaaaaaataataataatgcaatGGACTCCTTCCTATAAACTTTATGGAGAACAGTAGCTGCTCAGGTGCTTCACAGAGTCAAAGAATACTTTCTTGATCCACCCTACTAAATCTAGTGCCTAAATAAAATCTTAGCATAATGAAATTTTGCTTATGTCCTAGGTGTTCCACCTGGTCCAGAACCCAATTACTTTCTCTATACCAACCTCAAATTATTAGACTATTTTTTTGATTTGTGAAGAAAATTGTGTACCATGTCCAACTTGGATGAAACCATGCAAAATTGGCACAGATATAAACTAAACATGTGTTGGTAGGCATACAAGACACTGCAGATTTATTTAGTCTTATCATTTATAGCATAAAGCTGCAATAGTTCTCACTGAACTTATTTCACATGGCAAATCAATAAGATCCACCAACCAATGTTGCTCAGATGGATCTATCCATATATTTTGACCTCTTACAACATTGAGATCTGCTGCATTTAGTAGCTTTTCCTAATCATGATAggtgcaaaaaagaaaaagagagttgAAGGAATCCTGGTCTACAATGTACTCTATTAGCAATTCCTGACTTGATGATGCAATCTCTTTGTCACATATCAGAACTCATTCATGGATGCACTTTTCAGGCTTAGGTAACAGCATATGATGAGCATCAAGTGGAGCTCTTCTTTTAGCTATTTTAGCTTCCACTAAACCAGCTCAAGTCATTTAACAAAGTGTGCCTGCATATATCTAAATATCTTCACTTTTAACAGACGAAACGCCGCTGATGTAACCAGATAGATGCTCACTGCTCAAATCATTAATTAAGATGATATTGCTTTTTTTTGTAGATGTTTGATATCATCTTGTTCCTAAAACTAAGATGTTCAATCAAATTGATATTATGGCACAACAAATTGATGTACTTGACTTACTTTGCCTATTCCATTCTCCAATGGTTCCTGACATGTTCCGCACACACAACATATATCATTGCTGAATGTGATATTCTAGCTAgcaatgcatatatatacatttacatggAATTTATTTTTGAATGTGTGGGAAGTTTATTCCCTTTCTCTAAAATAACATAGTCTATCATAATTGGAATAAGAACTAGTATGATGTGCATTAATAACTAAAAACAGACTTATTCTGATTTAGAATTACAAATATCACAAAGGTGTAAGAAGTAGCAAATACATCAAGTGACACTAAAACAAACCTAAGAAAACCACTACTGAACATCGAATATAAAGCAAAGACCTCATAGAACAAACTGTAAACAAACAACTATTCTGCAGAGGATCTGTTTAACTCCCTGTTCATGTCACATGCATATGGAACTTACAGTTGACTCCAAATGCCAAGAATGCCATTGCGAGCTCCAAAATCATCTGTGTCAAGCTATCAACTGACTGCCAGAGGTCATGGTTACTGAAGGATCTTAACATAAAGAATGCAACATCTTGCAATCAGATAAGCTTTGTGACAACTCGATCTTCTTGCATTTCCATGCTGATGTAATCTACATTGACATGCCACCATCATCAGAAGGTTTTAAATCATTTGAAGACATTACTTTCTGCATTTTCCAACTTTGATTCTCTGATAAAATTATGACGATTTGCAAAAGGTGGCAATTTTTTAAGCTCTGTTTGATCTTGGACATGATGTTGATTCAAAGACAActtcttttgcttaattctcaCTTTCCAACCATCAGCTTTCTTATAACCTTAGATCCACTATATTGTGTCTCTGTGCAGTAACTGGATTCTTCCTCCCTCTCAAAAATGTCTTCGGAACAGCCtacaatcttctcttctgatttaTCTATGGAACATTTGCTTGTCCTACTGCTCTTCTCGTGCAAAACAGATGACTTCTCATTGCAGACAGCATTTCGAATGCTCCTTCGCTTATTTTTTGAGATTCTAGATGAACTATTTATGACATGATGCAATTTCCTGGCAAGTTCTTCATCTGTTTCTTGGCTCCCTAGACGATGGTGAGTCTTATACAAGAGCTTAACAGGCATCTGTTTCTTCCTCACTCTGGTTCTGGCCATGCAACCCTTTCCAGATTTTCTCCTCCTCGAAACTGAATCCAGAAACAGTAGTGCACTCTTGGCAGAAGCCTTGGCCTTTGCAGCTGCAGCTGCTTTCTCGGTTGCAATCCTTTTAGCTGCCGCTGCAACTTCAGCGGCAGCTGAAGCCACCGACTTCGCAACCTCAATGATCTCTTCTGGATTCGACCTTGGAGAGTTAATAGAATCACGGAGCTGGGCACCAAGttcaccagaaagaaaaggaaccgGTGGCAGGAAATCAAAATCGGAACCCTCCCTCTTGAGTTCAGCTAGCAGGCGCTTCCGAGGAGGCAAATGGGTGTTAACATTGAAAGACTCCATCTAATTACCCCTTAGCGCTCAAGGATTTTGCATCTAATTCGGTCTTTTGCATCAAAAGTTCGACCCTGATCGATCCATGTCGTGAATTATTCCAATTCACATCATTAATCAGCCAACCAGATAGTCCTTGCCGACAATTCAGATTCCAGAAAACCGCCCACTAAATCTCGAAGGTCTTCCACAAGAACCCATCTACCAACAAGATTCAAACAGAAACAAACAGCGGATCAATCGAACCTCCAAGGAACCAAGCGGATCTTCTCATTTCAGGAACAAGGACAGAATCAAGCAAGGAACTTTCAGCTACCATCAGCCAAACCCCACGAGGATTCGTTCGGCTACAAGAAACCATCGAGCAAGACCCAAAGATGGTTCCTTGACGTGAGATTGTGCCAAGATCGATCGGACTCGATGGATCGTATCAAAGCTAACGAGATTATAAGTATGGAGATAACTACCTCGTTCCCCGGAAGCGGCGATTAGGGTTTTCTTGCGATGGGAGAACTCAATCGAGGGAGGGCTTCCACCGAAAGATGGATTCTTTTTGGATCAAAacccatgagagagagagagagaggcgagacAGTCGCAACCAACGAATTCTCTCcggataaaattaaaattacgAGAGTGCCATTAATGGATATATAAATATCGAGTTTTAGAAACACGATAAAAATTATTCCTTCCGAAATTATtggatatataaaaattatttaaaaaattattctttgAATAGGGTTTATTTTTAAGTCATTTAAATCTCTATCTCTTGCATGAATATTTCAAAGATAAGATAAATTTTGAATGACAAAAGTGCATATTAATAGTTCTGATGATATTAGATTAGgacatttatttatgtatatctTATGCCtttgcaaaataaaaaaaataaaaatttaaatattgtaACTCTTTTATTTCTTCTCTGTAATCTCTTCTCTGTGAATGATTCAATCCTACCAACTTCAAATTAATTTTCAACACCCTGCAGGACAACTTATTTTTCCCAAAAAAAGTAGTGAAAGAGTCAGTAAATTGTGTAGATGCAATAAGATACTGTTGCAGATTTCATTCTATTTACATTTTGTCTTTGTTAGACATAGAGTTCTTTTTTGGTAGGAGGTCAACCTTACTAAAACATTGATTGAAGGTGGTCAGCTTAGTCACTTTTCACATGCTTAAAAAAAGTCAACTCTATTTACTTGTGTTGGAGTTCCAGCTAAACTGTGGACACTTTAAACTCAACTCTATCCTGAAACTTATATCAGACATGCAATAAATGCTTCCAGGTTCCCTGGAGCAAAGATCACCAGTGGTGTATGGTCACCTGCAACAATCTTCAGTGGGAATCAAAAAGAGCACATTCTCCCTGGCAGAAAAGCCAATTGTTCATGTTGTTCTATCATGCAGCAAAAACCAGACCCAAGTCTGCTAAATCTAATTGCTAGTGAAGAAACTAGAAAGTTGTTTTGGTTTTGGGTGCTAATTTTATCCTATTCAGTAGAAGGATCATGCTCTGTAAGATGTCTTCAAGGTACTGAGTCTATTATGTTTGAAGTAATCCAAAAGAGATACAAGCAGAAGGAAGAAATCGAAGAAGAAACACTAAAAACTGgagaaaaagatgataaaaatgtATAAATGCATGAACATCATATTGTTATTAATGTTTGCTGTAAAAAGGAACAAGAAAACTGTTTGAAGGATGACAAAGAGAGATCTAGTCAATCCTAATAACAAATATGATGTCCCGAAAGCAATCCATCCAATTTCCCCCAATAAACTTGTGTGGTTCCCTAAATGTGACTTGTGTCATCCTCGAGTGATGATCAACCGAACTCAGATGCAATGTCAACCAATGCCATCGTAACTTTCTCCCGGATGGAAAGGGCTAAAGCTCATCGGGATATCAAACTTATCCATCAAGTGGTCTAATCCTGCATCAATTAatcaagtcaaaaaaaaaaacaaattcttACAAAGGTAAAAGATGGGGGAAAAGTCAAGAAACCCTACTCGGGGTTGATAGAACATTTGCATAGGACATTTGGTCCAAACTGCCGCAACACTCTGAACTGCCATTCAACTGGTATATGCCTTGTGTTTGATCTAACAGATGGACTTCTGCACTTATTTGCATATTGTAGATGGGATCACTTCTAATTGTCACAGGCACATTCTTATCGGGCCTAAGTTTCTTTTCATTAGGGGAATCCTCATCTGTCTCAATTTCAGACTCAGAATTACTTGGCAATGCAGCCATCTTCTGCATTTTCTTTGATCGTGCCCTTCTATTCTGGAACCAGTTGTAGACATTGGATTCAGAGATCTGACCATGTTGTGATAGCTCAATTGTTATATGCTTTATCTTCTGCTTGCTTGGAGTCCCATAGCCTTGATTAAAGATGGTCTCAAGCATTTGTAGCTGCATACTTGTTGGAGTCCATCGCTGCCTAGCAGTGAGTTTGTGACCACCGGATGCCAATAGGGGATCAACATAGATTCCACCCAGCTTCATTCCTAGACAAATGACCATGATGTATAGAGAAGGTAAACAGCATGAAACAATCAATCATTTTTCCACTCGGTCAAACTATAAATGGTTTCTGTAATAGTGATTAAACTTTTATCGGTGTTCTAGCTGTTCAGTGCATGTAAATTTTGCAGGTAACAAGGGAAGATATAAAAGCACTCATGTATTTTCAGCATATTGATATGAACTCAAATGTTTTAAGTAACTAGAATAAGGTGCATGATCAACTATTATCTTCAGAAAATGAATCGAGTGTCAATTGTTATTTTTGTCAACTGGTCTTCATGATGCCACTGGAATACGTGAAAGATTCAGTCCACGGTTCTTgtttattttttcataaattaaGAAATTTTATGCCTAAGACAAACACTTCTGAATAATTCTGTAAAACAATGTGGGCAGTTTGTAGGTAATAGATCAAAACCCGATGCTTTGCGCGGGGATCAGAGAGAATAGATATTAATGTTTTGTTTATTCTGTGAAGTATCAACAAGGTCTGCGAGTAAAAAAATTTGTTTATTCTGTGCAACAATGATCGACCTAGCCATAAACACCatcattttgtatttttttttccaaaccagaaagaaaattatattaaatcaGTAACAAAATGATTACAACGTAACCATGCTCCTTggagcacaaaatgccatgaaacTCAGGATGCAAAAACCACAAAAGGTAACTCCATCATGATACCTACCTATCGGCATATAAACAAAAGCTAATAGATCTTCCAAGCATGGGGAAAGGTAAGCTCTTTAACATGTACAAAATCAGAACTCTTCTTTAAATCCAAAATTAATTGACAGCACTGTTACAGATTTCATATCACCTAGATCCTGTCAGAATCTCCTAATACAGCCCCCTTCCTCATAATCTTCATATAGCTAATTACATTTTCTTACATTTATGCTTGAAGTCACAAAGTGTCACAAACCACAAGAATCAGATCCAGTAGGATGTACCTCCTTAACAATCACCTAGTGTATTCTATTGTTTTTTCAAGCATTTAAATACAGTAGCACGCTCATTTGAGTAACACCAAGCTAACTCATCCATAATCAGGCATGCACGAGTTCTTACTTCATAACTCAGACTTTCCTCCCCACAAAAGATAGCAGCACTATGATAAAAACCAATTCTAGAACAAAAATTGAACATCGAGTTCTTTCTGTACGGTTCTGTTGCACGCTAAAGcctcataaaagaaaattatatgttCCTATAATGAATAAGGCAAGACGAAACAATCTAAATCATCAAATAAGGTCAAACCGCACGAAGTACTACTACAGGGCACTGACCAACAATATCTCAAATTTTTAATACTTCATGTAAACACCGGTGCTTAAGGCTGTTTCCATGCATTAAACCCTGATCACTCGAGTCGCGAAGGAGAACACTCACCGTGGCACAGTGCTAAAGTACCCAAGGTAAAAGGAAACAAAGATCAGCACCTTAATCATATCAACCCTGTCATCCCAAGCAGTTGGAACCAAAACAACCTCAAAATGTCGCCAGAAAATGTTGTGCACTTCCCGCACTTGCATTAGCCCTCTAAATATGCTCAACTAACAGAAACAACAGAGTTGTTCCATTTCGAGTAGGCAAATCATGTAATACAATTCCTTATGATTTGGCGAAACACAACTACTGCACCAAAAAAGGATCGAAAACAGCATCAAAGTGATGCATGCATGGAAGTACAGTTGCTCTATGGAAAGCAGAAAAAGGAAAGCCCAATGCCTGCAACTTCAGGGGAAAAGAGAAAGGATGTCGAGATCATTGCCAAAAGGAAGCACAGCGTTGACTAATGAGAAATAGGCAAGCGGAAAGAACAATTCTAAGTCCAAAAAGTCAAAATTATGTcgatatctcaacacatggaaacAAAGTGACACGGCTAGATCATGTTTCCCCATAAAAATTCGTTCTTTTAACATTTGTCACACATTCTAAACGACCTGGAATATGaagattacatcaagaagaagaggaggtcacCTGAGAGGGAGCCTTGGTAGGCGGTGATGATCTTGTGCATCTCGATGAGCTGCTCGGATATGGTGGCGTAGACGGCGATCTGACTACGGAGGATCTCCGTCTGCTCGTCTGTCATCACCTTCACGAAGAGAACCctttccactgccacaccttctcctcctccactcCCCTCGTCTCCGTCGTTCCTCTCACCATTACCACCAGAAGCCCACACCCACCCCGTTCTTCGCGTCGCCTCCATCAAAACCCTGGCCTTTTTCCAACCAATCTCTCTTTCCATCCGCCCCTCCTCACCTCTGCCTCGTCAAGCCCCCTCCTTTCCCAGCTCCGGCGCTCAACCACGCATCTATCCGCAGCAATTCGCACAAAACAGGGCAAGGAACGGCAGCGTCGGCAGTAAAGGAAAACCAGGACAGAAGAGAACGGAAAGAGCTCACCCGGCAGCACGCGCGACCTCGAGAAGGTTCATGCGCCCTTTCCAAGACCACCGACGCCTCTGCTCCGTCCGTGGTATTGGTGCAGCAGTACTGCGTTCGCTGCGTGCACAGATAACCAGCAAGGAAGAGAtagaagaggagggaggggaaAGCGAAAGAAGAGACCGGCATTTAAGTGATGGATAGTtcgaattataatttattttttaaaaaaaataaaatatatatatatatacaataactATTTAAAATTGACTACATAAATATTTTAACATCATTAATATACATATAAGTTATATCTAAATTAAGGAgtgtttaaatatttatttatatttttatgagtTTTTAAAGTTGGACTCTATTCCTCTTGGTATCATTAATATAATCATTTCAACTTATTATCGAAAAATTAAATTATAGCATATGATGATACCCAtacatttttaaaatataattatttttcaatATCCAATACAATCattcttttttttatcaattaaaaatattaaataatataaataattattttcgtATAGACATGAACGATTACGTCTATATCGAAGTTCCTTTCGTGAATGGAGATCGTAATGATGCTTAATAAGCTTGAGAGGATGTAAAAGGTTTCGTACTATCACTTGAAACTAGAAATCATggattcacctcctttcttttcttttcttttttactatAACTTAATATAGATTCGACATATTCGTAAGATTGTTAGATGCTAATAATCTAACTAAAAtctttatcatggtatcaaaatagatCATATATCTACCTATCCATGTTTGACTTGATATTTAATTAATATTATGGATTAGGGGAGAAATGGTCATTAAGTTTATCTTAcagtatataattaaaaaaagttAGTAAAATTCAAGTGTCGATGTCTTAGGAAGGTCGAAAAAAGGCAAACCACGAGGAGAGATGAGAACAGTCAACCATGAGAAGACAAGGAATTCACCCATCAACATCGGCAGCATGTGGACTCGATCGAGGCCCGAAGGCAGCAGCAATTTGTGTTGACCAGGGAGGCAATCATGGACGAGGGATCGAGGAAGGTGTGGTTCAGAAATGGGGGTTATCATGTGGATCATGCAATCTTTGTCTCTTTGACTATTGTTTCGGTGATCCATTGTACTTAAACACAAGATGTTCTTCTTCCATACCGATCCTTTCAAAGTCGATGCCTTTGTTTACTTCACATTTAATCTTGACAGGATCAGCTCATGGGATCATGATTTGAGAGTGAAATTTCCTGTGTTTTGACCCTGAAGACACTTCGATCAAATGCTCAAAGCAAATATAGTCAAGCCAAACAACAAATGAAATCCAGATCGCAACAAAGCATTCAAGCAGTCTGGCctgaaaaaaattttaatcacaGTGAAAAGTTGTCAAAAGGCCATAATGGTTAAATTGCATACTTGTGATGAGCACAAGCTATAAAGTTGtcggcacagagagagagagagagagagagagagagaacaaaaaaCTCAGTGACAGGTGCAAAACGTGTAAATCAAACAATTGCACAGCAGATTTCACAGCTCTCCAACAGtgtgtataaatatgtatgtatgattATGCCTTGCCAAAATTATGACATTGAAATCATCATCACCACGGTTGCGAGCTATGTTAAAAATGGCAGAGCAAACATGATCACTATCACTCAAGATTCCTTAACAGCCATTCGACGGCCGCATGGATGTTGCCAGCAGTGGCACTTAAAGCACGAATGTTCTCTTGAGTGTCGAAGAAACCCATTTCTCTTAGCTGGGTCAGCTGTGTCGCAAATCGCTCCTCTGGAGGCACTGCAACATAAAGAGATTAACGGAAACGTTTAATACTCAACTTTTTCAGGGTTCAGATTTTCGCAGCAAAAACATGTTCTAGTATTTCTTGACATGGCATAGAATGCACAACCATCAGGATTATTAGCAACGCCAGTACCAGACCCAAGCCCACTGAACATGTTCATCAGAAGTCCCAGCCCATTGTTGTTCGTTACTCCTGTAGCAAAGCAAAATGATAAATGCACATTTGACTGAAGAAGTATCAGCCCATTGTCCGGTATTATGATTGAGTCGGAAGTATTTGAGATATTTAGAACAACCAGATCACAGATTTATGAAAGAACGTGTATCAACAGGACCCAAGGATTAGATGCATCAGATTATTTCCTCATACCTGCCATACCATCACTGGTCTGATTTTGTTCCCTGCAACAAGGAGCACAAAATCAGAATATAGATCAAAGATCAAAATAGAGCCAGAGAAAACTCGCAAGAGGAAGAAAtatcaatcaaatcttatgacatgAAATAAAAACTTCTTTCGATtagtgataaaataaaaaaagttgatGATAAAGCAGATTAACAAAGTAAAAGTAACGTTTTATAGGTGGTACTTACTGTCTTGGCTGCTGCCGAACAACCTGGGATAAAAATGATTGTTGAAAAGATAGAAGTTGCTGCAAACAGGAAGAATAAACTGAATAACAGGACATCACATATAAAATACGATCGCCAATGAAGTTACCTGCATCGTCTCAGGAGAAGTAAGCTGGCGAATCAATTCCGGGTTCTGCAACACGTCACTAAGCTGGGAATTGGATCCCAACAAGCCACGGAGTTGTGGACTCAAGACCTAATGATAAGCAACAATCATAAAAATGGAAAAGCAACGATGATAGTTCTACCAAATTCACAATGGAATACACATACCTGATTCATAAACTGAGGGTTGGAGAGGAGACTCTGCATCATCTGCATGATGGCTGGATTCTGTAAAAGCTGATTTAAAAAGGATGGGTCAGGCACGCCACCAGCCATCCTTTCCAACTCTGGCAAACCAAATCCACCTAACCCAGCAATGCCTGTAGACCTTCCATCACTTGCAGGCGCAGAACTCAAGTTGGTAGTCTGTGCAGCTCCTGCTGATGCATTAACTTTGAGCACATGACCACCAATAAACCATGTGAAGAATACAAAACAACTTACCAGTTCTGCTCCATGGATTGGGAAGTGGGTTACTGTTTGGTGCAGCAGATTCCGTTGCTACATCTGAACTAGTTCCAGATTGACTAGGTGTCTGATTTCCTGCCTGTGTAGCACCTTGGTTACCCAAAAGTGCCACAAATGGGTTTTGACCCAAGTCATTCCCCATTTCCCCTGCAGTGGTTGTAGCATTTAGAAATGGCTCCTGGACAGTTTCATACATGCGCCTAAGCATGTTGAATCCTTCTGGGGATGATTCAATGTTGCTCATAGCCCTATCAGTGTTCCGCATCAATTCTCTCACTAGTTCAGGATTCCTCATAACTTCTAGAGACTGTCGGAGAGTACTGGGGTCATTAAGAATGTGTGCAAATTCAGGATTCCTGTCTATGATTTCACGCATTTGAGGATTGTTCATTATCATGCCTCGAATTAGATCAGGATTATTCATCAAACTTTGCACGGCAGGCATGTTCATTATTTCCCTCATCATGCTAGGATTCTGAGCCAGCTGTTGCTGCATCTGGTTAAGTTCTGGTAAGCCAAATCCCAAAAATCCGGATCCTGTGCCATCTCTCCTGTTAACACCAATGCCTCGAAAGAGCATGCCTCCAGAATCAGTTCCTCCAAATTGCCCACCTTCATTAGAAACAGCCGTCTCGACACCTATAGTATTGTTTGGTTCCCTTGAAGCTTCATGGCTAGCTGTTGCTGCTTCAGCAGATGCAGCTGGTGGTGTTAAAGCACGAATCAAATGAATTGTGTGATTTGATGCCAATCCTAcgaaagaaaaatgaaaagaaaaagaaatacttaGAAAATAATTGATCAAAATGGACACCAAGAGATCCAACCACATCTAAGATTTGAGTTGGTTTCCTTACTAAATTAGTACGCTAGTAATTTTAAACATTTGAGAATCCAAACAAGCATCCAACACTACATTTGAGTAATAATAGCTTGGattaataaaaaaagatataaaaaacaTTTCTCACCAGTTTACATGTTAAAAATGAAAAATTCTCCCATTATCAATTTGAATGTGCCAATAAACTACACTGTTATCAACATCTCCAATTTCTGAAAATTATGCTTAAAGACCCAACTTACGAGCTTGACACCTTCGTCAAGGCTTAACATATAGTCCAAATCAAACCCTGGCATTGTGCATGTGGGGTAGCCTAATGGTAGCTCCACACCGTGACGAGTCATTTGACTCCATTCATGGGTAGTCCTTTCTAACTTGAGCCCCTTATCATGCTTCAATACTACGTCGACTCTAAGATCAATTGCTACGACCAGACCTGATAGGATAATTGGTTTGTTAACTTCATTAAACCTGAgctactgaccaaaatgcttatacTGAAATTAACAATAATACacccatcagacccttataagccaatcttagtctTATTCAAACATTGTTATTTCCATTTATTAGAGCAACCCAAATTCACACCCCAAAATACCATagtaaaatatcatatcataGTTCATTAAAGACCAAG
Proteins encoded:
- the LOC135616657 gene encoding WUSCHEL-related homeobox 8-like: MEREIGWKKARVLMEATRRTGWVWASGGNGERNDGDEGSGGGEGVAVERVLFVKVMTDEQTEILRSQIAVYATISEQLIEMHKIITAYQGSLSGMKLGGIYVDPLLASGGHKLTARQRWTPTSMQLQMLETIFNQGYGTPSKQKIKHITIELSQHGQISESNVYNWFQNRRARSKKMQKMAALPSNSESEIETDEDSPNEKKLRPDKNVPVTIRSDPIYNMQISAEVHLLDQTQGIYQLNGSSECCGSLDQMSYANVLSTPRLDHLMDKFDIPMSFSPFHPGESYDGIG